A single region of the Phycisphaerae bacterium RAS1 genome encodes:
- the bamHIM gene encoding Modification methylase BamHI — protein MVRKRSSKNSGVAQRAPATAARATSRPSALLDMRVIYCGDNLELLANLPDKCIDVFYIDPPFNSNCNYEIFWGQTKEKRAFGDHHTSTQAYIDHMRPRCEQLARVFKPTGSFCYHCDWRAGCV, from the coding sequence ATGGTGCGCAAGCGTTCCTCGAAGAATTCCGGTGTCGCGCAACGCGCGCCCGCCACGGCAGCCCGCGCGACAAGCCGCCCGTCGGCCCTGCTCGATATGCGCGTCATCTACTGCGGCGACAACCTGGAGCTGTTGGCGAATCTGCCGGACAAGTGCATTGACGTGTTCTACATCGACCCGCCGTTCAACAGCAACTGCAACTACGAGATCTTCTGGGGCCAGACGAAGGAGAAGCGTGCGTTCGGGGACCACCACACCAGCACGCAGGCGTACATCGACCACATGCGGCCGCGCTGCGAGCAACTCGCCCGCGTCTTCAAGCCGACGGGGAGTTTTTGCTACCACTGCGACTGGCGGGCGGGTTGCGTGTGA
- a CDS encoding Adenosylhomocysteinase, with product MAKHAGDVTNLSLAAEGRKRIEWADRDMPVLRLIRDRFEKHKSLKGLRMGCCMHVTSETANLMRTLKAGGASVALCASNPLSTQDDVAASLVKDYGIPVFARRGESVQVFYDHLNAVIDHKPNITMDDGADLVNLLHTKRQKEAANIVASMEETTTGVIRLRAMEAKGELKFPVIAVNDADTKHMFDNRYGTGQSTLDGVVRATDCLLAGKRVVVCGYGWCGRGVAMRARGAGALVTVTEIDPLKALEAVMDGFDVRPMSDAAGFGEVFITVTGNKHVLREEHFKKMRHGAVVCNSGHFDVEIDIPALRKLSKKVVKDVRRNVDEFQLNGKSIHLLAEGRLVNLAAATGHPASVMDMSFATQGLAAAWSHKQGHKLAVKVHDVPAEIEAEVAELKLKSMNVRIDKLTPAQVEYLASSGEGT from the coding sequence ATGGCGAAGCACGCTGGCGACGTTACGAATCTCTCATTGGCCGCGGAGGGCAGGAAGCGCATCGAGTGGGCGGACCGCGACATGCCGGTTCTGCGGCTGATCCGCGACCGCTTTGAGAAGCACAAGTCGCTGAAGGGGCTGCGAATGGGCTGCTGCATGCACGTCACGTCGGAGACGGCGAATCTGATGCGCACGCTCAAGGCCGGCGGGGCGTCGGTCGCCTTGTGCGCGTCGAACCCGCTCTCCACGCAGGACGACGTGGCCGCCAGCCTGGTGAAGGACTACGGCATCCCGGTCTTCGCCCGCCGCGGCGAAAGCGTGCAGGTGTTCTACGACCATCTGAACGCCGTCATCGACCACAAGCCCAACATCACGATGGACGACGGCGCCGACCTGGTGAACCTGCTGCACACCAAGCGGCAGAAGGAAGCCGCCAACATCGTCGCCAGCATGGAGGAGACGACCACCGGCGTCATCCGCCTGCGGGCGATGGAAGCCAAAGGCGAGCTGAAGTTCCCGGTCATCGCCGTCAATGACGCCGACACCAAGCACATGTTCGATAACCGCTACGGCACGGGCCAGAGCACGCTCGACGGCGTGGTCCGCGCCACCGACTGCCTGCTGGCCGGAAAGCGCGTGGTCGTCTGCGGCTACGGCTGGTGCGGCCGCGGCGTAGCGATGCGCGCCCGCGGCGCCGGGGCGCTCGTGACCGTGACCGAGATTGACCCGCTCAAGGCGCTCGAGGCCGTGATGGACGGCTTCGACGTGCGGCCGATGAGCGACGCCGCCGGGTTCGGCGAGGTGTTCATCACCGTCACGGGCAACAAGCACGTGCTGCGCGAGGAGCACTTCAAGAAGATGCGGCACGGCGCGGTGGTCTGCAACAGCGGCCACTTTGACGTCGAAATCGACATTCCCGCCTTGCGAAAACTCTCGAAGAAGGTCGTCAAGGACGTCCGCCGCAACGTGGACGAGTTCCAGCTCAACGGCAAGAGCATTCACCTGCTGGCCGAGGGGCGGCTGGTGAATCTGGCGGCGGCGACCGGCCACCCCGCCAGCGTCATGGACATGAGCTTCGCCACGCAGGGACTGGCGGCGGCGTGGTCGCATAAGCAAGGCCACAAGCTGGCGGTCAAGGTGCACGACGTGCCGGCCGAGATCGAGGCCGAGGTGGCCGAGCTGAAGCTCAAGAGCATGAACGTGCGCATCGACAAGCTCACGCCGGCGCAGGTGGAGTACCTGGCGAGCTCAGGCGAGGGAACGTAG
- the sugE gene encoding Quaternary ammonium compound-resistance protein SugE, translated as MTALYLTLAIGFEVAWAVAMKLSDGLRRPAPTVVMLIAYLLSLLFLSLATRRLDVGVGYAIWAGSGAAIIAVIGALYFREPVTALKVGSLALIVAGIVGLELSRRPS; from the coding sequence ATGACCGCGCTCTACCTCACGCTTGCCATCGGCTTCGAAGTCGCGTGGGCCGTGGCGATGAAGCTTTCCGACGGCCTGCGGCGGCCCGCCCCGACCGTGGTCATGCTGATCGCATACCTCCTCAGCCTGCTGTTCCTGTCGCTGGCGACGCGCCGGCTCGACGTGGGCGTCGGCTACGCCATCTGGGCCGGCTCGGGCGCTGCGATCATCGCCGTGATCGGCGCGCTCTATTTCCGCGAGCCGGTGACGGCGCTTAAGGTCGGCTCACTGGCGCTGATCGTGGCGGGAATCGTCGGGCTGGAGCTGTCCCGCCGGCCGTCATGA
- the ribD gene encoding Riboflavin biosynthesis protein RibD, whose product MKPPPDSDAAFMGRALTLARRGLGRVEPNPMVGCVIVRHGRIIAEGWHRRFGGPHAEVEALRACHENPRGATAYVTLEPCCYFGKTPPCTDALLAAGIRRVVAAAKDPNPRVAGRGLRILRKAGVEVRLGVLESEAVALNAPFFKLLKTGRPWVILKWGQSLDGRIATRSGDSKWITDAAMRSHAHRVRGRLDAIIVGVGTVLTDDPLLTCRVGPVLRTATRVMLDSRLRTPPSAQVVRTAGRVSTWIFCGGSAPARRRSRLEKAGCRVTPVRSKRGGLSLPAVLDALGQAAMTNVLVEGGGKLLGEFVDQRLADEFHVYVAPRLIGGAKACGALSARGPQRVSESLSLRFIERPRAIGDGWFFRAAPLHAAAAERKRAAAEYRNL is encoded by the coding sequence ATGAAACCGCCCCCGGATTCCGACGCGGCGTTCATGGGCCGGGCGCTCACGCTCGCGCGCCGCGGGCTCGGCCGCGTGGAGCCCAATCCGATGGTCGGGTGCGTCATCGTCCGACACGGCCGGATTATCGCGGAAGGCTGGCACCGCCGTTTCGGCGGGCCGCACGCCGAGGTCGAAGCGCTTCGCGCCTGCCACGAGAATCCGCGCGGCGCGACCGCCTACGTCACGCTGGAACCCTGCTGCTATTTCGGCAAGACGCCGCCGTGCACGGACGCGCTGCTGGCCGCCGGCATCCGCCGCGTCGTTGCGGCAGCGAAGGACCCGAATCCGCGCGTCGCCGGCCGGGGTCTGCGCATCCTGCGAAAAGCGGGCGTCGAGGTGCGGTTGGGCGTGCTTGAATCGGAGGCCGTCGCGCTGAACGCGCCCTTCTTCAAGCTGCTGAAGACCGGCCGGCCCTGGGTGATTCTCAAATGGGGCCAGAGCCTCGACGGCCGCATCGCCACGCGCAGCGGCGACTCCAAGTGGATCACCGACGCCGCGATGCGCTCGCACGCCCATCGCGTTCGCGGACGGCTGGATGCGATCATCGTCGGCGTCGGCACGGTTCTTACGGATGATCCACTGCTCACCTGCCGCGTCGGGCCGGTCCTTCGCACAGCGACGCGCGTCATGCTCGACTCGCGCCTGCGCACGCCGCCATCGGCACAGGTCGTGAGAACGGCCGGTCGTGTGTCAACCTGGATCTTCTGCGGCGGCTCGGCGCCCGCGCGGCGCCGCAGTCGTCTGGAAAAGGCCGGTTGTCGCGTGACGCCGGTCCGGTCCAAGCGCGGCGGCCTGTCCCTTCCGGCCGTGCTGGACGCACTGGGACAGGCGGCCATGACGAACGTACTCGTCGAGGGTGGCGGAAAGCTGCTGGGCGAGTTCGTGGACCAGCGGCTGGCCGACGAGTTCCATGTCTACGTCGCGCCGCGGCTGATCGGCGGGGCCAAAGCCTGCGGCGCGCTGAGCGCCCGCGGGCCGCAGCGCGTCAGCGAATCCCTTTCGCTTCGCTTCATCGAGAGACCCCGCGCCATCGGCGACGGCTGGTTCTTCCGCGCCGCGCCGCTCCACGCCGCGGCGGCGGAGCGGAAGCGCGCCGCCGCGGAGTATCGCAACCTATGA
- the pbpX gene encoding putative penicillin-binding protein PbpX has translation MIRRTTLPLALLFAGAICHPAFAGERTAEAAGGRPVPAELEGLRERWLGCMDEFCVPGFAVAVVRNDEIIYLDTFGYRDLEKKLPVTPESAFYIASSTKPFTAMGLLTLVDAGKLALEDPVKKHLPRFELPDAELTAKITVRDLLCHRHGINAEPIVFLDAYTGEITEDRYYHFLKTAEVAGKTSYSNVHFTLAGRVIEAVSGKPWRDYLAQVVFAPAAMKSATGYADEMYRRSDVALPYEVAGEGMRPASVRKSDATMHAAGGLGISVSDLARWLRLNMAGGQIDGKRILKAESAAEMLKPQAEMEPDGRIRRMTGFGLGWGLGTYRDRPYVQHGGGYVGAGAHVSFLPEQRIGIAVVTNAGAPAAMFIDQVVSIDVYDRLLGEKQKDLLPGLREQVQKRLPEMRQRAAAPEADLTSAGALTHKPEAYAGKYENTDFGTLHAAMRDGRLQLRIGDMPLPIVSAKEDVLTLDLGGNQRRCKFEFDADGRACATIEMEVGPVKFVRK, from the coding sequence ATGATTAGACGCACTACGTTGCCGCTGGCCTTGCTTTTCGCGGGCGCGATTTGCCATCCTGCTTTCGCCGGCGAGCGTACGGCGGAGGCCGCTGGGGGCCGTCCGGTGCCGGCGGAGCTGGAAGGGCTGCGTGAGCGCTGGCTGGGCTGCATGGACGAATTCTGCGTGCCCGGCTTTGCGGTTGCGGTCGTCAGGAATGACGAGATCATCTATCTCGATACGTTCGGCTATCGCGATCTCGAAAAGAAGCTCCCGGTGACGCCCGAGTCGGCGTTCTACATCGCGTCTTCCACGAAGCCGTTTACGGCGATGGGGCTGCTCACGCTGGTGGACGCCGGCAAGCTGGCGCTCGAAGACCCGGTGAAAAAGCACCTGCCGCGTTTCGAGCTGCCGGACGCGGAGTTGACCGCGAAGATCACCGTGCGCGATCTGCTGTGCCACCGGCACGGGATCAACGCCGAACCGATCGTGTTCCTTGACGCGTACACCGGCGAAATCACGGAGGATCGCTACTACCACTTTCTTAAGACCGCCGAGGTCGCTGGAAAGACCAGCTACTCGAATGTGCACTTCACGCTTGCCGGCCGCGTGATTGAGGCCGTCAGCGGCAAGCCGTGGCGCGACTACCTGGCGCAGGTCGTCTTCGCGCCGGCGGCGATGAAGTCGGCCACCGGCTACGCGGACGAGATGTATCGCCGCAGCGACGTGGCGCTGCCCTACGAAGTCGCCGGAGAGGGAATGCGGCCGGCGTCCGTGCGCAAATCGGACGCGACGATGCACGCCGCCGGCGGGCTGGGCATTTCCGTCAGCGACCTGGCGCGCTGGCTGCGGCTCAACATGGCGGGCGGACAGATTGATGGGAAGCGCATCCTGAAAGCAGAGTCGGCGGCGGAGATGCTCAAGCCGCAAGCGGAGATGGAGCCGGACGGGCGCATCCGCCGAATGACGGGGTTTGGGTTGGGCTGGGGTCTGGGCACGTATCGCGACCGGCCCTATGTACAGCACGGCGGCGGCTACGTGGGAGCGGGGGCGCACGTTTCGTTTCTGCCGGAGCAGCGGATCGGGATCGCCGTCGTGACAAACGCGGGCGCGCCGGCGGCGATGTTCATCGACCAGGTCGTCTCGATCGACGTCTACGACCGCCTGCTGGGTGAGAAGCAGAAGGACTTGCTGCCGGGGTTGCGGGAGCAGGTGCAGAAGCGGCTGCCGGAGATGCGGCAGCGGGCGGCGGCGCCGGAAGCTGATCTCACGTCGGCCGGCGCGCTGACGCACAAGCCGGAAGCCTACGCGGGCAAGTACGAGAACACGGATTTCGGCACGTTGCATGCGGCCATGCGCGACGGCCGGTTGCAACTGCGCATCGGCGACATGCCGCTGCCGATTGTGAGCGCGAAAGAGGACGTGCTGACGCTCGATCTGGGCGGAAACCAGCGGCGCTGCAAGTTCGAGTTTGACGCCGACGGCCGGGCGTGCGCAACGATCGAGATGGAAGTCGGTCCGGTGAAGTTCGTGCGGAAGTGA
- the pvuIIM gene encoding Modification methylase PvuII, whose product MVLEPQSVDLIMTSPPFGLVRKKDYGNRDADKYVKWFKAFGDLFQKLLKPQGSLVIDIGGAWIPGQPTRSLYHYELLIMLCRECGFHLAQDFFWWNPAKLPTPAEWVNIRRIRVKDAINCVWWLSPTPRGRMAA is encoded by the coding sequence ATGGTGCTCGAGCCGCAATCGGTTGACCTCATTATGACCAGTCCCCCTTTCGGGCTGGTCCGCAAGAAGGACTACGGCAACCGCGACGCCGACAAGTACGTGAAGTGGTTCAAGGCGTTCGGCGATCTGTTCCAGAAGCTCCTCAAGCCGCAGGGTTCGCTCGTTATTGACATCGGCGGGGCGTGGATTCCCGGCCAGCCCACGCGCAGCCTGTACCATTACGAGCTGCTCATCATGCTCTGCCGCGAGTGCGGCTTCCACCTCGCGCAAGATTTCTTCTGGTGGAACCCTGCCAAGTTGCCGACGCCCGCCGAGTGGGTGAACATACGCCGCATTCGCGTCAAGGACGCGATCAACTGCGTCTGGTGGCTGTCGCCGACACCACGTGGGCGCATGGCCGCTTGA
- a CDS encoding Alpha/beta hydrolase family protein, producing the protein MFEVDAAPLLAATVVDFLARNWAVVAIASTVITLIFVPALIISKYVRISLNIMRTTRPPLTRNPLDYDRLLGEPVRFPAYDGLPLAGMLVRAAPNAPARGLIVFAHEFCSDLYSCARYCRPLLDAGYDIFAFDFRGHGHSECGPDYVPRQWVTNHDVNDMRGAVAYALNWLEENGRTPEIGVVGVSRGACAAIVTAQETPQIRAIVADGAFSTDTTIEYFMKRWAYIFAKVRVVYENHHPAFWRFLRWCMMRVARREFRCRFPSVRKSLKRMTPRAMLFIHGEKDSYLPVEQTRRLYAISGQPKYLWIAPAARHNQAAVLHAAYYADLTVGFFDRHLCGVCGATIPRTPPAPAAPLAAVVATAPA; encoded by the coding sequence ATGTTCGAAGTAGATGCCGCGCCGCTTCTGGCCGCGACAGTCGTCGATTTCCTGGCCCGCAACTGGGCCGTGGTCGCGATCGCATCGACCGTCATCACGCTGATTTTCGTTCCGGCGTTGATCATCAGCAAATATGTGCGCATCTCGCTCAACATCATGCGCACCACGCGCCCGCCCCTGACGCGCAACCCGCTCGACTACGACCGCCTGCTGGGTGAGCCGGTCCGCTTTCCCGCCTACGACGGCCTGCCGCTGGCCGGAATGCTGGTCCGCGCCGCGCCCAACGCCCCCGCCCGCGGACTCATCGTCTTCGCACACGAGTTCTGCTCCGACCTTTACTCCTGCGCGCGCTACTGCCGGCCGCTGCTCGACGCCGGTTACGACATCTTCGCCTTCGACTTCCGCGGCCACGGCCACTCCGAGTGCGGCCCGGATTACGTCCCGCGGCAGTGGGTCACCAACCATGACGTGAACGACATGCGCGGCGCCGTCGCGTACGCGCTGAACTGGCTCGAGGAGAACGGACGCACGCCCGAGATCGGCGTCGTGGGCGTCTCGCGCGGCGCGTGCGCTGCCATCGTCACCGCCCAGGAAACGCCGCAGATCCGCGCCATTGTCGCCGACGGGGCCTTCAGCACCGACACCACGATCGAATATTTCATGAAACGCTGGGCCTACATCTTCGCCAAGGTCCGCGTCGTCTATGAAAACCACCACCCCGCCTTCTGGCGCTTTCTGCGCTGGTGCATGATGCGCGTCGCCCGCCGCGAATTCCGCTGCCGCTTTCCTTCGGTGCGAAAATCGCTCAAACGCATGACGCCCCGCGCCATGCTCTTCATCCACGGCGAGAAAGACTCCTATCTGCCGGTCGAGCAGACGCGCCGGCTCTACGCCATTTCCGGCCAGCCCAAGTACCTCTGGATCGCCCCCGCCGCCCGCCACAACCAGGCCGCCGTCCTGCACGCCGCCTACTACGCCGACCTGACCGTCGGCTTCTTCGACCGCCACCTTTGCGGCGTTTGCGGCGCGACGATCCCGCGCACGCCGCCCGCGCCCGCTGCGCCGCTCGCGGCCGTCGTGGCGACCGCGCCGGCGTGA
- a CDS encoding GH3 auxin-responsive promoter, with protein MPTLLERLAARLAYYHAGHTYRSFVRTLRRTHAVQKSVLRAALNQLRGSDFSRHFNLDRVRTVDEFRRAVPIMTYDDHWPWIERVAGGETHALFRRGTPLIMFATSSGTTARQKLVPVTPTFVREYRRGWNTFGLKLFSDHPQAVLRAILQSTGRYDSSRSPSGIPCGAITGLLARTQKRIVRRFYVGKPEIANLESPQSRYYALMRLGAERDVAFAITANPATLIQLARTMETRAAVIIRDIRDGTIDADLVPDDAVRAALLEYVQPNPARARELESIVDRCGNLRPRDVWRLTFLACWTGGSMGHYLPRLPEYWGTLPIRDIGLLASEGRISIPLADESPAGVLDIRSGFLEFMPLEEWGAGSPSTRLPHELEPGRRYVVVLTNFSGLCRYRLDDVVRVVDRFEGVPVVEFLHRAGRVSSLTGEKLTENQVVEAVRLACRARELATFDFIACPVWSDPPSYRLNTELSLPQDFATHLDTALRDQNAEYADRRTSGRLGPVTVRHLAAGTLARFDSQLLESRGGAAEQYKRPCLFTAPGEDVDKLRTGPP; from the coding sequence ATGCCGACGCTTCTCGAACGCCTCGCGGCGCGACTCGCGTACTACCACGCCGGTCACACGTACCGCAGCTTCGTTCGCACGCTCCGCCGCACGCACGCCGTCCAGAAATCCGTCCTGCGCGCCGCCCTGAATCAGCTTCGCGGCAGCGACTTCTCCCGCCATTTCAATCTGGACCGCGTCCGCACGGTCGACGAGTTCCGCCGCGCCGTCCCGATCATGACCTACGACGATCACTGGCCGTGGATCGAGCGCGTCGCCGGCGGCGAAACCCACGCCCTGTTCCGCCGCGGAACGCCGTTGATCATGTTTGCCACCAGCAGCGGAACGACCGCCCGGCAGAAGCTCGTGCCGGTGACGCCGACCTTCGTGCGCGAATATCGCCGCGGCTGGAACACCTTCGGCCTGAAGCTCTTCAGCGACCATCCGCAGGCCGTGCTGCGCGCCATCCTGCAAAGCACCGGGCGCTATGACAGCTCCCGCTCGCCTTCCGGAATCCCCTGCGGCGCGATCACCGGGTTGCTTGCCCGGACGCAGAAGCGGATCGTCCGTCGCTTCTACGTCGGCAAGCCCGAGATCGCGAACCTGGAATCTCCGCAGTCACGCTACTACGCGCTGATGCGGCTCGGCGCCGAGCGTGACGTGGCCTTCGCGATCACCGCCAACCCGGCCACGCTGATTCAACTCGCGCGGACGATGGAGACCAGAGCGGCAGTGATCATCCGCGACATCCGCGATGGAACGATCGACGCGGACCTCGTGCCCGACGACGCCGTCCGCGCGGCGCTCTTGGAGTACGTGCAACCCAATCCGGCGCGGGCGCGCGAGCTCGAGTCCATCGTCGATCGCTGCGGCAACCTGCGGCCGCGCGACGTTTGGAGGCTCACGTTTCTCGCCTGCTGGACGGGCGGCAGCATGGGGCATTACCTGCCACGACTGCCGGAGTACTGGGGCACGCTGCCAATCCGCGATATCGGGCTGCTCGCCAGCGAGGGCCGCATCAGCATCCCGCTCGCGGACGAATCGCCCGCCGGCGTTCTCGACATCCGCAGTGGATTTCTCGAGTTCATGCCGCTCGAGGAATGGGGCGCCGGCAGCCCGTCGACGAGACTGCCGCACGAACTGGAGCCGGGGAGGCGGTATGTCGTCGTCCTGACGAACTTCAGCGGCCTGTGCCGCTATCGCCTGGATGACGTCGTCCGCGTCGTAGACCGGTTCGAGGGCGTGCCCGTGGTGGAGTTTCTCCACCGCGCGGGGCGCGTCAGTTCGCTCACCGGAGAGAAGCTGACGGAGAACCAGGTCGTGGAGGCGGTCCGCTTGGCGTGCCGCGCCCGCGAGCTCGCTACGTTCGACTTCATCGCCTGCCCGGTCTGGAGCGACCCGCCGTCATACCGCCTGAACACCGAACTCTCTCTTCCACAAGACTTTGCAACTCACCTGGACACGGCCTTGCGGGATCAGAACGCCGAGTACGCGGATCGCCGTACGTCCGGCCGCCTTGGACCGGTTACGGTTCGCCATCTTGCCGCAGGAACGCTCGCTCGGTTTGATTCACAGCTTCTCGAATCCCGCGGCGGAGCAGCAGAACAGTACAAGCGGCCCTGCCTCTTCACAGCGCCAGGAGAAGATGTGGACAAGTTGCGAACAGGCCCGCCGTAG
- the rsbV_3 gene encoding Anti-sigma-B factor antagonist, with product MSDSPLLTSKVGSVTVVRFSENAVLDTLVVEQMRTSLLALVDAPGPPKIVIEFQNVDFISSAALGVFAIVFRRAAQTSAQVVFSQIRPELMPVFSLTSLNRMFRIFESTPQATAFLEAPPAAGG from the coding sequence ATGTCCGATTCCCCGCTTCTGACGAGCAAGGTCGGCAGTGTGACCGTGGTCCGATTCAGCGAGAACGCGGTGCTCGATACGCTCGTGGTCGAGCAGATGCGCACCTCGTTGCTTGCTCTGGTCGACGCGCCCGGACCGCCGAAGATCGTGATCGAGTTTCAAAACGTCGATTTCATCTCGTCGGCGGCGCTGGGCGTGTTCGCAATCGTGTTTCGCCGGGCCGCGCAGACGTCGGCGCAGGTGGTCTTCTCGCAGATCCGGCCGGAGCTGATGCCGGTGTTCTCGCTGACCAGCCTCAATCGCATGTTTCGCATTTTCGAATCGACGCCGCAGGCGACGGCGTTTCTGGAGGCGCCGCCTGCGGCCGGCGGGTGA
- a CDS encoding Phage-related baseplate assembly protein gives MSDRPSNIADAVFKIEGVSAEIKVVSVDGHEAISDLFRFVVEIAVIGEKLDLAAQVGQPAALEITAAAGKRWVNGVVRAIILTDAGTNIDHYAVELVPLHWQLTRRHCCRIFQEMSATDVVKKVLEAAGLASGDHFRVACQETHDVREYIVQYRESDYAFISRLLEDEGAYFFFEQLEDKHVMVIADNSSAHTPVTAGAEVPFRKPTGMLSEAERETIASVRDRHEMQIGAVRLTDFNFDKPTLNLVAHNPADKFTGLEYYDYPGNYIDGAVGKRIAGWRLQEFQCARRVVEMTGQVRHLLPGFRFTLIEHPVETLNQEYLVTALYHRAAQPADADPTRPGEQGLDYSVEIRAIPSSVQYRAPRGTPRPIVHGSQTAVVVGPSGEEIHTDKYGRVKVQFHWDLLGQKNEKSTCFIRVSQGWAGAGYGLVALPRVGHEVIVDFLEGDPDKPLITGRVHNGEHLPPYLPDEPTKSTWKSLSSPGGGGFNEIRYEDKKDKEQIFVHAQKDMDRRVLNDDKEWIGHDQHRIVKNDLYDEIGKDSHFKIVGDEKGEVGGNANLKVTGDRLEKVEGNQSLTVAKDSFAKITGESHLEVGKKLMAKVTQDGNWKYDANLNTEVGSKLSIKAADYHAQMSAAVAIEGNDVHIKAKGALVLEGTSGVTVKVGGSFVLIESAGVSIVGAQVKINSGGSAGSGAGVSATSAAANSPPTDPEAPTAPKEAVDAEPGEKKQPQAEPVEFPALTPQATTLKTAHETGAPFCEKCEQQQQQEGGGPGGASGGNVNTSADANAPDMVTA, from the coding sequence ATGTCCGACCGACCGTCGAATATCGCTGACGCGGTATTCAAGATTGAAGGCGTCAGCGCTGAGATCAAGGTCGTCAGCGTCGATGGACATGAGGCCATCAGCGACCTGTTCCGGTTTGTGGTTGAGATCGCGGTCATCGGCGAGAAGCTGGATCTGGCGGCGCAAGTCGGTCAGCCGGCGGCGCTCGAAATCACGGCGGCCGCGGGCAAGCGCTGGGTCAACGGGGTCGTGCGGGCCATCATCCTGACCGACGCCGGCACGAACATCGATCACTACGCGGTCGAGCTGGTCCCGCTGCACTGGCAATTGACGCGGCGGCACTGCTGCCGCATTTTCCAGGAGATGTCGGCGACGGACGTCGTCAAGAAGGTGCTCGAGGCGGCCGGCTTGGCATCCGGGGACCATTTCCGCGTCGCCTGCCAGGAAACGCACGACGTCCGCGAGTACATCGTGCAGTACCGCGAGTCGGACTACGCCTTCATCTCGCGGCTGCTGGAGGATGAGGGGGCGTACTTTTTCTTCGAGCAGCTCGAAGACAAGCACGTCATGGTCATCGCCGACAACAGCAGCGCCCACACGCCCGTGACGGCGGGCGCCGAGGTGCCCTTCCGCAAGCCGACCGGCATGCTGTCGGAGGCGGAGCGAGAGACGATCGCGTCGGTGCGCGACCGGCACGAGATGCAGATCGGCGCCGTGCGCCTGACCGATTTCAACTTTGACAAGCCGACGCTGAACCTGGTCGCCCATAACCCGGCCGACAAGTTCACGGGGCTGGAATACTACGACTATCCCGGCAACTACATCGACGGGGCCGTCGGCAAGCGAATCGCCGGCTGGCGGCTTCAGGAGTTCCAGTGCGCGCGGCGCGTCGTTGAAATGACCGGGCAAGTGCGGCATCTGCTGCCCGGCTTCCGTTTCACGCTCATTGAACATCCGGTCGAGACGCTGAACCAGGAGTACCTGGTGACGGCGCTGTACCACCGCGCGGCGCAGCCGGCGGACGCGGACCCGACCCGGCCCGGCGAACAGGGACTCGATTACTCCGTCGAAATCCGCGCGATTCCCTCCAGCGTTCAATATCGCGCCCCGCGCGGCACGCCGCGCCCGATCGTTCATGGCAGCCAGACGGCGGTCGTGGTCGGTCCGTCGGGCGAAGAAATCCACACCGACAAGTACGGCCGCGTGAAGGTGCAGTTTCACTGGGATCTGCTCGGCCAGAAGAACGAAAAGAGCACCTGCTTCATCCGCGTCAGCCAGGGCTGGGCGGGGGCGGGCTATGGGCTGGTGGCGCTGCCGCGCGTCGGGCACGAGGTGATCGTCGATTTCCTGGAAGGCGACCCGGACAAGCCGCTGATCACCGGCCGCGTCCACAACGGCGAACACCTGCCGCCTTACCTGCCGGATGAACCGACCAAGAGCACGTGGAAATCGTTGAGCTCGCCCGGCGGAGGCGGGTTCAACGAGATTCGCTACGAAGACAAGAAGGACAAAGAGCAGATTTTCGTTCACGCGCAAAAGGACATGGACCGCCGCGTGCTGAACGATGACAAGGAGTGGATCGGCCACGACCAGCACCGCATCGTCAAGAACGACCTGTATGACGAGATCGGCAAGGACAGTCACTTCAAGATCGTGGGCGATGAGAAGGGCGAGGTGGGCGGCAATGCAAACCTGAAAGTGACCGGCGACCGGCTGGAGAAGGTCGAGGGCAATCAGAGCCTGACGGTCGCCAAGGACAGCTTTGCGAAGATCACGGGCGAATCGCACCTGGAAGTCGGCAAGAAGCTGATGGCCAAGGTGACGCAGGACGGGAACTGGAAGTACGACGCGAACCTGAACACCGAGGTCGGGTCGAAGCTGTCCATCAAGGCGGCCGACTACCACGCCCAGATGAGCGCGGCGGTTGCGATCGAGGGCAACGACGTGCACATCAAGGCCAAGGGGGCGCTGGTCCTCGAGGGAACCAGCGGCGTGACGGTCAAGGTCGGCGGGTCGTTCGTGTTGATCGAGTCCGCGGGCGTCTCGATTGTGGGCGCCCAGGTCAAGATCAACAGCGGCGGCTCGGCCGGCTCAGGTGCGGGCGTCTCGGCCACATCCGCAGCGGCCAACTCGCCGCCGACCGATCCGGAAGCGCCGACCGCGCCAAAGGAAGCGGTCGACGCCGAGCCAGGCGAGAAGAAGCAGCCGCAGGCCGAGCCGGTGGAATTCCCGGCGCTGACGCCGCAGGCCACAACGCTCAAGACGGCGCACGAGACAGGGGCGCCGTTCTGCGAGAAGTGCGAGCAGCAACAGCAGCAGGAAGGCGGCGGTCCGGGCGGCGCGTCCGGCGGGAATGTCAACACCAGCGCGGATGCAAACGCTCCGGACATGGTGACGGCGTGA